In one Culex quinquefasciatus strain JHB chromosome 2, VPISU_Cqui_1.0_pri_paternal, whole genome shotgun sequence genomic region, the following are encoded:
- the LOC6037006 gene encoding protein CDV3 homolog, with protein MADLDDFFAKKDRKKKGTVKKFATPEEMAKVIEDTTKKATEVKPRKVTPAAVVGSSTSGGDGAAAEGSGEQKAAPAPVVEEEWKEFEEERKDYSGLKLTQLNITEEEYQQGHYGGDDGGATPRENDGERTGADRAEQKAGAAWKKPGAEGGDQQQQQTAAAALAAAPRAASSLYVSPAMKNLRVKGKKGVAPDLKNEEFFPTLGTEQPDPTKSKKDGTFEEVKHGGRVRPSDMPSAAPLSVRNQFTTLSNDS; from the coding sequence ATGGCCGATCTGGacgattttttcgcgaaaaaggaTCGCAAAAAGAAGGGCACGGTGAAAAAGTTTGCCACTCCGGAAGAGATGGCCAAAGTCATCGAGGACACAACGAAGAAAGCCACCGAGGTGAAGCCCCGGAAGGTGACCCCGGCAGCGGTGGTAGGTTCGTCGACGTCGGGTGGTGATGGCGCCGCCGCCGAAGGCAGTGGTGAGCAGAAGGCCGCCCCGGCACCGGTCGTCGAGGAAGAGTGGAAGGAGTTCGAGGAGGAACGGAAAGACTACAGTGGCCTGAAGCTGACGCAGCTGAACATTACGGAAGAGGAATACCAGCAGGGACATTACGGTGGTGACGATGGTGGCGCTACGCCTAGGGAAAATGACGGCGAACGAACCGGAGCGGACCGAGCGGAACAGAAGGCGGGTGCTGCATGGAAGAAACCAGGTGCCGAAGGCGGCgaccaacagcagcaacaaacCGCGGCGGCAGCATTGGCCGCAGCTCCTCGAGCCGCGTCCAGCTTGTACGTGTCCCCGGCCATGAAGAACCTCCGCGTCAAGGGCAAAAAGGGAGTCGCACCCGATCTGAAGAACGAGGAATTCTTCCCAACGCTCGGCACCGAACAGCCCGATCCGACCAAGAGCAAAAAGGACGGAACCTTCGAGGAAGTGAAACACGGTGGCCGCGTCCGGCCGTCGGACATGCCCTCGGCAGCGCCACTCTCCGTCAGGAACCAGTTTACCACGCTCAGCAACGACAGCTAG